In Zingiber officinale cultivar Zhangliang chromosome 1A, Zo_v1.1, whole genome shotgun sequence, a genomic segment contains:
- the LOC122010130 gene encoding LOB domain-containing protein 39-like has product MSCNGCRVLRKGCSSSCVLRPCIQWIESAAAQANATAFVAKFFGRSTLLSLLSSVPLRHRPAVFRSLLYEACGRTINPVGGATGLLWMGWWQLCLEAVETVLCGGTIRPLLAEVSGIATANYALPGWHQKKRKRSDRMDERSPANDGHYLSLSTSSDSSVTMTCTTGDESETSAAKKPTLLKLFE; this is encoded by the exons ATGAGCTGCAACGGGTGTAGAGTACTGAGGAAAGGGTGCAGCAGCAGCTGCGTGCTCCGCCCGTGCATCCAGTGGATTGAAAGCGCCGCTGCGCAGGCGAACGCCACTGCCTTCGTCGCCAAGTTCTTCGGCCGGTCCACGTTGCTATCCCTCCTCTCGTCTGTGCCCCTCCGCCACCGCCCTG CTGTGTTTCGGTCCTTGCTTTACGAGGCGTGTGGGAGGACAATAAACCCGGTGGGCGGCGCAACAGGGCTGCTGTGGATGGGATGGTGGCAGCTCTGTCTCGAGGCTGTGGAGACAGTGCTTTGCGGTGGAACCATTCGGCCGCTTTTGGCCGAAGTCAGCGGCATCGCCACGGCAAATTATGCTCTCCCTGGCTGGCatcagaagaagagaaaaaggagTGATCGGATGGACGAGAGATCGCCGGCAAATGATGGCCACTACCTCTCCTTGTCGACGTCTTCGGATAGCTCGGTGACGATGACTTGTACTACGGGAGATGAGAGTGAGACGAGTGCAGCAAAGAAGCCCACGCTTCTAAAACTATTTGAATAA